GCGACGGCCATTGTTTTCTCGCATTGGCCGATGCGATTAGGATAACGTGCGCACACGGCACGGCGTACGCACGCCCGTTGTTTCGCTAGGAAGCCCACGTGCAAGTTGCGATAGCGTCACGGCGGCTCGGACGCTCGGCTGATTTGTTTATCACtctaggtgtgtttagttcacgttaaatttaaaagtttagttgaaattgaaacaatgtgatggaaaaattagaagtttgtatacgtagaaaagttttaatgtgataaaaaaatttaaagtttttttttaaaaaagtttagaactaaacaagggctttattagttgaaattaaaacaatgtgatggaaaaattggaagtttgtatacgtaggaaaattttaatgtgataaaaaagtttgaagtttttttaaaaaaggtttAGAACTAAACGAGGGCTTTATTAGCCCACCGAGTTTAAGATGGACTGCTCACTTTGTCGTTTAGATGGCATTTTAGTCCACGGTCCACTTTGGCTTTCAGGTGTTTCAGGCTTTCTAGCATTTTATCCGATGAAGCTCAGAGTTGATAAACGTAGACATAGGACACTCGCCATGACGTATTGCCGTATGCGTACATATCTACATTGCAAAGATATGGCTTTTATCATTCCAGTGAGGTCGCCGACTAGCCGTATATGCACGACCCAAAAGGTTGGCCATAATGGCCAACGGTTGAGTTTAATTTCGATCATAATATGCATAGCTGCATAGTCTCAGTCGTATAGTCAGCGACCAGCTGTAAAGATTACGAAGCAAAATAATTGATACTGCCCCACGTGTTGCAAGATCTACAACTGCAATAGACAGCTCAGTAGTCACTACAGTCAGTAGTCCACTGAACACACAGAACATGGGTCACCTTAAACAATCCTGCCTCCAGCATTTGGTAGTAGACGGTAATCCTAGGAAAGGAATACAAAATCTCTATATGCTCTAAACAAATGCACAATCCTTTAACCTCCAGCTGTTAGTGTGCTGGTCACCAAGATTCTGAAAACCTGTTCTTGTCTGACAAATGTTCGAATCTAAAATTTTGTGGAGGATTGATAGAACTTGTGTCCAATATGTATGCCAAGTTGGTCACGAGATATGATCATATGACTTCAACACAAACTAACAAGGATGGCCCAGGAAATAATGGATTTATGGCCCTGCAAGCAATTCAGGCCGTATCTGTGTCCTCCACAGCTCCTCCACCTGTTTGGGCCAGCGCCCAGCGGGCTAGGCTGCTTGGCCCAAAACCAAACGCCACGTGCCCACGGCCTCGCCAGACTCGGCCCGCTCTAGACCAGAGGAAGGAAGGGGAAAGGGCGGAGCGGAAGGATGAACTCATGAACCATCTGCTCGGTCGCGGAGTTCACATCCCTCGCCCCGCCGCGGCGAATCGTGGAggaacgacgacgatggaggcggcggccatcTCGAATCCGCCGAGCAAGAGGTTCGCGCTACTTCGCTCGACCACCCGCCCGCCTTCCACTGCCAGCTGAAGGTACTGGAGCTTTCCGGTTTCCGCCGCTAAactgtgcgttcgtggcactgTGGCCTTAGTATCATCAGGATCGCGCTGGTTACCGGGGGCAACAAAGGGGTCGGGCTGGAGACCTGCAGGCAGCTCGCGTCCCGGGGGCTCAGGGTCGTCCTGACGGCGAGGAACGAGGCGAGGGGGCTGGAGGCGGTCGACGGCATCAGgcgctccggcgccgccgatTCTGATGTCGTGTTCCACCAGTTGGATGTCACCGACGCTGCCAGCGTCGCCCGGCTGGCCGATTTCGTCCGGGATCAGTTCGGGAGGCTTGATATCTTGGTATGGGCTTCCCTTCGTGATTTTGGCTCTTCGATGCTTTAGGGCCTCCGAAATTCGTGAAATTGGAGTTCATACTGTTCCACTCAGTGCCATACTTCGTTAGGGAGagctttacattatgttcaaaCTTTCAGACATGAACTGAATTTGGTAAACTAAGTATAAAAtgtgttttttaaaagtaaaactGAGTATAAAAGGTTAACACAAAACTTTAGTTATTTGCTTGATGCAGTACTAAATTGAATCATTTCCTTATACTGGATAAGTGCATATGATTAACGATTCTATATTATAAGAACATGAATGTTAATACTAGTACATGATTCAATGTTAAGGGACATGGCAGCCATGGGCTTATTTTATTGTGCTTGTAATTCATAGAAGTTAACATTAGCTGATGTTTTCACAGCTCTTGAAAACTTCACCCGTTGTTGATACACTAGTAAACTAAGCTGTATGGAGTCACAGTTCTGGTAAACAAAAAGTATCATATACTCCATAATTGTGTGTTTCATATAGTTTGTAGATCATTCTCTCTGCATGTATGCTACCATAATTGTGTGTTTCATACTGTTTGTAGATCAATAACGCAGGAATTTCAGGTGTTGATCGGGATCCAGTTTTGGTTGCCAAAGTTAAAGATCAGGTACTCAAACAAGAGTTTAAAGACTATACTTAATTGATTTGTCCCTATAGTTGTTTGTAGTTGTTTCTTATTGTCTATCAACCATAGCAGAAATATAATATTACCTTTTTCTTGAAGTACATTAAAACTTGCCACGCTGATATTTATTGTAGGCATCATTGTTTTAGGCTGACATACCTGAGGACACCATGTTTCAAATAATGTATTTATTAACTGTTTGGTGCCTTTTTGCCTACAACCTGTCCATCTTTTGTACACAACTATATTTCTGTGCATGCTATAAAAAATTGTGCATGAGACAAAACAAGAAAGTATGCATGGGTATAGGTTTATAGAACATCTAACCCTTTCTATGCATGGACAGATTGAAGGCATGGATGTAGATCAGAGAGTTGAATGGATGAGAGAAAATTCAAAGGAGACCTATGATGAAGCTAAATCATGCATTACAACAAACTACTATGGTGCCAAGCTTGTCACAGAAGCACTACTTCCTCTTCTTCTGTTATCCTCCTCGGGAAGAATTGTTAACGTGTCATCAGGATTTGGACTACTGAGAGTAAGTTATAAACTCTGCTGCAGTTACACTGGACAAGTAACTAACTAGTTGTCTTCAGTATTAAGTTATACAAATATATTTCTACAGAAGCATGATTAACTATGCCTCCTATTTTTTGATTCCCTAGAAAGCTAAATTGTCTAGGGGCCTTGTTCATATAAACTTGTAGGACAACTCTTCTCTTCCCTGCGAGCTTTTGCGAAAGGCATTTCTATGATCTTCATGCAGTGTAACACGTTTCTTTGTATGcagctgccttttttttttccttatgtgCAGGATATATACCATCGTCAAAAACTTATGTTCATTAAAATAGTGACTAGGAATTACATTTACAGGGGATTAAATGAAATGAGGAAGTTCTTATCCTGCCCTCCCATGTTTCTTGCATATCTGCACTGATAATTCTCACTGAATCATATCATTTTTCTTGAGCAGAACTTCAACAGTGAAGATCTTAGAAAAGAATTCGATGACATCGACAGTCTTACTGAAAAGAGACTAGAGGAGCTGTTGGATTTGTTCCTAGACGATTTCAAGGTGAACTTAATAGAAGCACATGGTTGGCCAACCGGTGGATCTTCCGCCTACAAAGTTGCCAAAGCTGCCCTTAATGCATACACAAGGATTCTTGCCAAGAAGTACCCTACACTACGTATCAACTGTTTGACACCTGGTTATGTCAAGACTGACATCTCAATGCACATGGGAGTATTGACACCTGAAGAGGGTGCTAGTAACTCCGTAAAGGTAGCTCTCTTGCCTGATGATGGTCCAACAGGTGCTTATTTTGATCGGAATGGCGAGGCATCTTTTGTGTGATCATAGTTTCTGCTTTCTTTAACCTATAGTTTCAGAATAAGAGATTGTCAAAGTAGTTGTGCCCAACAGACAATGTAGTTTTGACTTGTGTACTCAAACTGATGTATTGAAGTTGAAATAGTAGAGCTTTACATCGATATCATGATTTTATCTATTTTCTCTGGAAATGGTGGCAACAAACTGTGTTTGGCAGCACAATTTATTTGCTCTGTcctcttgctttttttttttaccactttACCGTATTATACTGGGTAGTTGCTAGATGTCTGGAGTGAAACATGCCGCGGTTTAAATATCGTTGCTTGACTGCTTGCGGACAGAACAGAAACCGTGGCACTACTTCATCAGCAATAGCTCTTCCAGGGACGCTACGAAGCAGGTGAGAATTTCCCCTGAAACCTTCTTTGCTTTCTTCCAGAAATTAGTTCTAGTTGGATTCAGAATGAGGATCTACAATTctaaatgcatttttttttgcggggatacAATTCTAAATGCTTTGTTGAATGATGATGTGTCATGTGTGCCATAAAATCATAGATCAATGTGTGCGCCTCGATGCCTATTGCGTCCGATGGAAAAAGATCCCATGCAATATCATCCTCTCATTTTCAGTGGTTGGTACCTTGGATTTAACGGATCCACATGTTACTGACCTTAGAGGGCAGTACTACAGACCGAGTATATAGTCGCCACTCGCCAGTCTGCTTTTATCAGAGAAGAGAGCATCAGTAGTAGTAGCTTGTGCGGCATAAAATGGAAGGAGACATCTCCAGCCTCCCGACCAAAAGGTTCGTGCGATTTTCCTAGTTTCTTGGCAGAAACACTGTAATCTGGATTCTGGAGCCATGCACGGCCGCAAAAATAGTGGCAATTCCCCACTCCGTAGTAACACGTTCTGCTCCGCCGCGTCACTGCCAGGGTTGCTGTGGTCACCGGCGGCAACAAAGGGATCGGGCTGGAGGTGTGCCGGCAGCTGGCCGCCGACGGCATCACGGTTGTTCTGACAGCCAGGGACGAGACGAGGGGCGTGGAGGCCGCCGAGAAGCTCAGAGGGATGGGCCTTTCCTGTGTCATCTTCCATCATCTGGAGGTCACGGACAGTTCCAGCGTTTCTCGGTTGGCTGATTTCTTGACGACTCGTTTTGGCAAGCTAGAAATACTGGTAAGCTCTCCTTCTCCTTGCTCTATCGATACAGCAACTCTGCTTCGGGCCTGACCAGTGAGAGGAGATGTGCTCTGTTTGCAGGTGAATAACGCAGCAGTTAGCGGGATGGAGCACGCCCAAAGAGTAGATACTAACGAGGAACAGGTGGGTTCACGCATGATTTATATATTAGCCGGATTGCGATTGCCCGTAAAAATTCAGTTAGTCACCAAAATTACTGAATTGGCTGATCGACTTCAGCGTAGAACCAGTtggttgtaacttgtaagtcACACTGAACAAAGTTTATTTGTTGACGCGCGCAACAGTTCGTTGGCATGGACAAGCAACAGAGACTTGAATGGTTGAATAAACAAGGCCGGGAGACGTACGACGCCGCAAAGAACGGCGTGCAGACGAACTACTACGGCACGAAGCTTGTAATCCAAACCTTGCTGCCTCTGCTCCTGCAATCCTCCGGCGAAGGAAGAATCGTTAACGTCTCCTCCGACGCTGGACTACTAAGAGTAGGTTCCTCAAACTGATCACACTGTGTTCCAACATCAAGATTAAGGCAAAATTAAATCGAAATCGATCGAGGTttcctcattttgttttttaCTCCTGATCGAGTGGCTCGTCAACAACGAGGATCTGAGGAAGGAGCTGGACGACGTTGATAACCTCACCGAGGAACGGCTGGACGAGGTGCTGGACAGCTTCCTGAAAGACTTCGAGGCCGGCGCGCTGGAGGCGCACGGGTGGCCGACGGCGCCGTTCGTGGCGTACAAGATGGCCAAGGTGGCCATGAACGCGTACACGAGGATCTTGGCGAGGAGGCACCCGGAGCTGCGCGTCAACTGCGTGCACCCGGGCTACGTCAAGACGGACATGACCATCAACTCGGGGTTCCTGACGCCCGAGGAGGGCGGGAGGAACGTCGTGACGGTGGCCCTCCTGCCGGACGGCGGCCCGACCGGCGCGTACTTCGACGAGGGCAGGGAGGCGTCATTCCTGGAATGACGGCGGAGAGGTCTCAAAAACGAGGCCCATTGAAGACGGATgaaagcaagtttaatagtataggcaaCTTATGGCTCTAAGGGATGTTTGGTTGATGTCTAATCTTATTATAACTAAGTTTAAATTAGTTGTGGCATGGTGGCACAAATGTGGCTTAGAAATAGTTGGCCACAAGTGTGGCATGCTTAGCTCTAAATTTTAGAGTATGACACGTGGGTCTCAAAGTTAAGAAAGTGTGGCATAACACAATTGCGGCAGCGAACCAAACACATGCCTAAAAAATTGTGGCATGACTAAAGTGTGGCGTGGTAAAGTGtggcaaccaaccaaacagcctCTAAATCAtaacttaatagccaattcatacaatagttatctataagagcacccgcaatgataaagtaaggtgctatctataaaacatgtacatcttagCAATAGATTAatcgattaatagtaaaccacttcaatggtatgtctacatgggtatctatagctctctaatccattgcctcgtttttctctatagactatctccatgttagtagatagctttgctctctcgcTTCATTTAATCTtttaagtaggaaaatatgatGACATGAATCTCTTGTAGAGAatatctaccctataattcaccaactcatTCTTACACCTACACCTACGTattcattcatcaaatccaacgGCATGTATCATCTGCGATAGAACCAACGGATCGGATCGTCTCACGGATCCCATCGCATCTTTCCCACTCGCCCCACGCCCGCACGTCTCTCCGCGCGCTTCCCCCGATCCCACTCTCCTTCTCGCACCCAACTCCTCTCTCCCGCCGCGCATCCTCCATAGAAAACCCTAGACCAAGcgctcgtcatcgtcgtcgcgccgtgccccctctcccctccgcaCGCACCCGactccctctcccctcttctctgcCTCTCGCGCACCACCACCCCCCCAAAATCactcacgccgccgccaccgtcgattCCGATGCCTCGCCATTgcgccgtcgtcaccgtcgaTTCCGATGCCTCGCCATTGTGCCGCCGTCGAATCCCACCTCCAGACTGATGTCGTCAGCGCCCATCACAGCGACCGCATCGATCGACTCGCGATGCCACCGACGTCCCACCAAGCGCAGATCGCGCACCGTCACGCGCCGTCGATCCCCCACCCCTCGTGTCGCCGACGCCCCGCTATCGCGCCGCCGTCGATTCCCGCCTCTAGATTGACAGCGCCCCTCGCGCCGGCAAGgatcctgcgccgccgccaggacTCCTCACCTCTCGCCCCCTTCTGCACCGCAGCCACCGGAGCCCTCTCCACCACGACGTGAACACGGTAATCATTGCTCAATCCCTTTCCTTCAATCATTACGGTTCAAATTCCTGATTCTGTGTATTAATTGTACGGTGACATGTGAAAACGGAACAGAACATGCATTTTATTAACAAGAgattctggatcctttttctgcGTGAGAAGAGATGCAGCGGCCATATGATTAAAGTAACAAAATCTGTTGTAATATTTAGCTATGGCCATGGAATCAGAGCTTGGAAGCTGCTAATTTGTGTGTTCTTACCATATAAAATATATTCCACCTTTTGTTTGCTTACGGGAGCTACATTTAGCACTGCATTTCTCATGCTCACAGTTACTTATTTTGATAAGATACAATGGAAGTGAGAAATTAGTGTTAGGTAGTTTTGGTTTTTCCTTAATTCTTTACTATGCCCAATATAAAATGCGCAAAATTCGATGCTAATGCTGTGACGACATTTGACAATACAAATTAAACACGCGCATATAAATAGGACAGATGGGTGGTATCCAAAAACATATAACATGACTTTTTATAAACATTGCTTTAAACTATATTCATGAATGTAAATTTAAGCAGAACATATAAATAGTAGATACATTATTTCTTTAATGTAGGAAACATCTAGAAAATGCTTTATTATATATTTCCGTCCTAAAAATACATCTCCATTTGCTACTTACATTCACGTTTTAAGCTTGGTTTTCTCATCTACTCCTAATCACTGAATTCATTTCTTAATGAAAATTCAACTTGATTTTTGTgcagcactttttttttttttttttgcaaggagAAGGGCAGTGGATTGACGACTAGGAAATCAGGGCAAGGAGAAAGGCATGGGATTGTTCCATTTTGATTTCTCAAATTCTGACTTTATATGTCAGAAGAATAAACATTACTTCCTCTCTTTGCTAAACAGGATGTCACCATTCCTACCGTCGCACTACAAATTCAGGATGTTGCCAAGCCCCAGGCTGGAATGAGTTCTAGCCGCCTATGACTTTACTAAACCTTACGACATGTGGTCAGTTTCAATATCACGCCTCGTCCCCTTTTCAGTTCCCATGTGCTATTGCCTCATGATGATCTAGATTCCCATTTGCACATTGCACGGTAGGTGATTGATTTAATGCTTACTCAGGTAATTAATGATATAATCTCCAGTATAATTTGGTTCTCCTCGCCGTAGAGTGGCTCCATTTTTCATACTGATAGATAGTGAATAGGTGAGCAATGGAGCGGAGAAAGCAAATATGAGTCAcatttattatctaaaaaaactctACAACCAATTCATGATGGCCGAACTGATGAGTTCGCCACCGCTCTCCATtaggcaaatagttaattattaggGTTATATAtgcacgttttttttttctaaatgtcgAAGCTCTATTATCTTGATCTTTTTAACCTAAATACCTTGTTCTCCGTTGGAGTGTTGTATAACAATTAATAATAAATGCAATGATTTACCCAAGCAAGGCTACAAATTTTGTCAGTACAATATTAGTGGTTTGTCTTGATGTTTGTAGGGAAGGGGAGAATGAGAGTCCCATGAACTGCTCGATTTGAGGTCATGTTAAGTGATCAGGTCCCATATTTCAGATCATGTTCTTCATATCCAGTTCATTCCTTACTTCTATGTATTCTTTTCCAAATAATCTTCGATTTATCAGTACAAATAAATTGTGCTATTTCGGAATGTTTTCTTTTCCAAGTTTctaccaaaaaaaatcatgtgccTCATGTTTAACCAGGTGGTTTGACATCTATTGAACTACATCGAGTGTTATTTACAAGGCAGCCAATGACAGCAGAGGCGGAGGCCTATATCATTGTTGTAGGGCACATGGAGGTGCTGCTCGGGTGAAGGGCCAGGGAAGCGGCGACCTCTGGGGCGGTGAGGTCAGCTTGACTGATGTGTGGTTTGACTGGTATTACATGATTTGATCAACTtatcttttttgaaaaatgatacACTGATTTACATGATTTTGTGTTGTACCTAATTGGCAGGATTGTCAATAGTTGCATTATTCCCCACTTGATGATCAAACATGATTCCCCTTAAGATATGGTATTGTTTAAAGTTGGTGTTTATGCTAACTCTTGCCTAGGAAAACATTGAGCAAGCTAAAAATTTAAATGAACCTGATTTATGTTGTTCAAGGCCTagcctttttgtttgttttgaaaCACCTTAATAGTTCTTAAGATTTCGTTTCACCTCTCTGCAGCACAAGCAAGGCATTTCAAGTTGAACACAT
This window of the Oryza sativa Japonica Group chromosome 4, ASM3414082v1 genome carries:
- the LOC4336492 gene encoding short-chain dehydrogenase/reductase 2b isoform X1; its protein translation is MALQAIQAVSVSSTAPPPVWASAQRARLLGPKPNATCPRPRQTRPALDQRKEGERAERKDELMNHLLGRGVHIPRPAAANRGGTTTMEAAAISNPPSKSIIRIALVTGGNKGVGLETCRQLASRGLRVVLTARNEARGLEAVDGIRRSGAADSDVVFHQLDVTDAASVARLADFVRDQFGRLDILINNAGISGVDRDPVLVAKVKDQIEGMDVDQRVEWMRENSKETYDEAKSCITTNYYGAKLVTEALLPLLLLSSSGRIVNVSSGFGLLRNFNSEDLRKEFDDIDSLTEKRLEELLDLFLDDFKVNLIEAHGWPTGGSSAYKVAKAALNAYTRILAKKYPTLRINCLTPGYVKTDISMHMGVLTPEEGASNSVKVALLPDDGPTGAYFDRNGEASFV
- the LOC4336492 gene encoding short-chain dehydrogenase/reductase 2b isoform X2 yields the protein MALQAIQAVSVSSTAPPPVWASAQRARLLGPKPNATCPRPRQTRPALDQRKEGERAERKDELMNHLLGRGVHIPRPAAANRGGTTTMEAAAISNPPSKRIALVTGGNKGVGLETCRQLASRGLRVVLTARNEARGLEAVDGIRRSGAADSDVVFHQLDVTDAASVARLADFVRDQFGRLDILINNAGISGVDRDPVLVAKVKDQIEGMDVDQRVEWMRENSKETYDEAKSCITTNYYGAKLVTEALLPLLLLSSSGRIVNVSSGFGLLRNFNSEDLRKEFDDIDSLTEKRLEELLDLFLDDFKVNLIEAHGWPTGGSSAYKVAKAALNAYTRILAKKYPTLRINCLTPGYVKTDISMHMGVLTPEEGASNSVKVALLPDDGPTGAYFDRNGEASFV
- the LOC9271852 gene encoding salutaridine reductase; this encodes MEGDISSLPTKRVAVVTGGNKGIGLEVCRQLAADGITVVLTARDETRGVEAAEKLRGMGLSCVIFHHLEVTDSSSVSRLADFLTTRFGKLEILVNNAAVSGMEHAQRVDTNEEQFVGMDKQQRLEWLNKQGRETYDAAKNGVQTNYYGTKLVIQTLLPLLLQSSGEGRIVNVSSDAGLLRWLVNNEDLRKELDDVDNLTEERLDEVLDSFLKDFEAGALEAHGWPTAPFVAYKMAKVAMNAYTRILARRHPELRVNCVHPGYVKTDMTINSGFLTPEEGGRNVVTVALLPDGGPTGAYFDEGREASFLE